Proteins encoded together in one Amblyomma americanum isolate KBUSLIRL-KWMA chromosome 1, ASM5285725v1, whole genome shotgun sequence window:
- the LOC144110545 gene encoding uncharacterized protein LOC144110545: MDTQQQAPSAGWQGVGGEKMYVGRVELWGDLLPGKVVPSHGACYASCGGNEIAYTCAGPSHAQFAGEHSPSDRVRLPGMLPGLQSGSQSNRHAIKRTPVATGVIAASQVLVTDDYSLVWRPASRGAVPPGAVRAEHQGSLTVGKVHLSHRCLYIPFGGSEHRYTEYEVLVYHTC; this comes from the exons AGGCGTGGGTGGCGAGAAAATGTACGTCGGACGCGTCGAGCTCTGGGGCGATTTGCTACCGGGCAAAGTGGTCCCTTCCCACGGCGCCTGTTACGCGTCCTGCGGCGGAAACGAGATTGCCTATACTTGTGCT GGACCCTCGCATGCACAGTTTGCGGGCGAACACAGCCCCTCCGACAGAGTGCGTCTCCCAGGCATGCTCCCGGGTCTCCA GTCAGGTTCTCAATCGAACCGCCATGCAATAAAGCGGACTCCTGTTGCAACCGGTGTCATCGCTGCTTCGCAGGTGCTCGTCACCGACGACTATTCACTGGTGTGGCGTCCGGCATCTCGTGGCGCCGTGCCGCCCGGAGCCGTCCGCGCCGAACACCAGGGCTCACTCACCGTCGGCAAGGTCCATCTGTCTCACCGGTGCCTGTACATACCTTTCGGTGGCAGCGAGCATCGCTACACTGAGTACGAAGTCCTGGTGTACCACACGTGCTGA